Part of the Hemitrygon akajei chromosome 16, sHemAka1.3, whole genome shotgun sequence genome is shown below.
AGCTTTCGCATCTCTCAGTCTCAGCACATCAGTGTGCTCAACCCATGAAGCCCTGTGAACCCTGTGTGTGACTAAAATTAGTTCCCAGTCTGACAACACCCTCTCTTAAAATCCTTCACACCTTCTGATTAAGCTTCTTTCCATTCTTCCTAATAGCTCCATtttcctggtgtgtgtgtgtccgtgtgtgcaTCCCCACGTGTACAGCTGTGTCTTGTTTCTGGCTCAGACTACAGTTTGTTTCCATGACCCTCCAACTTTGATCCTCATTTGCAGAACAATATTCCTGTCTTCAGCCCTGCCCTGACGGACGGCTCGATCGGTGACATGATCTACTTCCACTCCTACAAGAACCCTGGGCTGGTGCTTGACATTGTTGAAGGTGTGTGGACCTTGACTGTATATAGTATCGTAGCATATTCCAGTTGATAACTTTAGTGGGCCCAAAGCCTGGTCAGCAAATGAGACCTTAGCAAAATGGTTACACACACTTATCAGTGGACACGTGTTGGATATTGTCCACATTTACTGCTGGGAACTGCTACGTTTCAGCAGTGCGGGGGAGGTGTCGTTAATGTGGACATATTGGGGGAGATTTAAGATATTGGGGGGGGGAGTGAAATTCAGAGTGCTACGATGACTCCCATTTCTTTTGCTCCTCTCTCCAGACATTCGCAGAATAAACAACATGGCAGTGTACGCCAAACAGACAGGGATGATCATTCTGGGAGGGGGTGTGGTGAAGCATCACATAGCCAATGCCAACCTCATGGTCAGTACTCGGTGTTTGTCCTGTGAGTTATTCTTGTGACCCTGGTCCATTTATTGTCTCTTGATCCTGCTTTTTCTTTCCCACTATACCCAGAGGAATGGAGCGAACTACTCGGTGTACGTGAACACAGGCcaggagtttgatggctctgattCTGGAGCCAGGCCAGATGAAGCTGTCTCCTGGGGTAAAATTCGTATGGATGCTAAGCCTGTGAAGGTGGGTTTCTTCCACTTGCCTGCGGTGGTCCAAATTACAGCACTGTTGCCTGGTGTGGGAAGTtcagatggtggggaggggggaagctggTGTTGATGGAAGTGTCTGGGATGTGGTCATTGGAGCGTGGGAAGAGAGGTCACTGCATTTGTTATTTCTCTCCTAGGTCTGTGCCGACGCCACTCTCATTTTCCCTCTGCTGGTCGCAGAAACATTTGCGACCAAGTCGAGTGCATTTTCATCTCATCTGAAGATGATTTAATCCACTGCCCGCGCAAGGCGAGCAAATCCTACGAGCTGCTGCTGCCGATGACACCATCCCTTGTGTTCCGGTGCCCTCGGGATCCCGTCTGCCACATATTCTCCCCGCTAGTGGGAAGCTGCTGCTGCCACAGGAGCAGGCTGTGATTCCTAATCTCACAGATCGACAGTGTTGGAAGGAAGGAGAGCAATGTGGGGCGATTATCTTTCGTCCACGTTCAGTACCTGACCAAACTACTGGGAGAAATGGATGTTTGCTTTGTGATTTAGAATATAAGttgctgattctgattccttcctGCTTTTCCATGTCATTAGGGAAGCTGAGTAACAGGCTGTGGTGGATGCTTGCACACAAAGTGAGGAAATAAGGAGCAGAGAATGGTCAGGAACATATTACTTCATTAAAAACTTATGAAGGCTTTCATGAGTTAAACCATGGGCCAGTTGCATGAGCAAATGTAAGCAGTGTAGtgcgcacagaatgctggaggaactcagcacgtccaGCAGCATTCATGGAGAGGAAGATGGTATTGATGTTTGGGGCCAAGGTCCTTCATCGAGactctgacctgctgacttcctctagcatttcgtgtgtatgttgctctgagtttccagcatctgcagaatctcttgtgttacagATGTAAGCAGAGCTTGGAATGCCTGGCTTGTGCCACTTTGTTCCTCAATAGGTGCTGGTAGATCCCTACGCCCACATTTTAAACTGGTATTTGCTGCATGGGTGGCGAGTAGAGGGAGAAGACTGGAGAAActtgcacaatttttaaaaaatcaaatcctTACTTGAGGTTCTGACTGCTGTCTGGAGATGAATAAAATCAATGGCTGAAAACGTAGCGATTGTGTCTGAAGATGATTTTGTTCACCACATGTCCCAGTTTTGCCATCTGGAATTATGACACAGCTCAGTGAAACTCTGATTTTCCAAAACAAATCCTTTTATTCATCAGAAAACTGATGTGTAAATTATGGAGGGCAGAGATGCTGGGCAATGGACAATTGCCAGTTACAGTTAACTACACTGTGGATCCCTGTGCATCACGAGAGCAGACTGACCAGAGCGATAGCGTCTTTCCTTTAGTCTGTAACCAGGGCAGAGGCTAAGAGCTTATCTGCCGAATAGGCTCAGAGCCTGTGTCAGAGTGTCACGTGGCTGCTTGCATCTCGGCTGCGTACGTTTGGTCTCCCCAGAGCTGCACGGTCCCCTCTGTGGCGACAAGCAAGCACGAATGTGTTGGGTGATAATTCAGACTCTGTACCACACCCTTCCCAACATTTAGTGTTGCAGCTTGGGAGCCCTGCGAACAGTAGACACATCGAGTCAGATTCAAACATCACAAGCGTTTCACTGACAGCAAAAACTGTGCTTAAAGTTTGAAGTAAACATAAAAGAACAGACAGTAAgtgttaccttgagattcatttaattgcagacatccacaggaaaaatacaatagaatttataaaaaacTATTCCTAAACAAAGACTGTTAGagaatgtgtaaaagacaaaatgcaaataaaaattatactgagaacatgagtaatAGGAACTCATTGGAAGTGAGAATCAGTTCagactaataataaataaagttaCCCACGCTGGGTCAAGAGTCTGttggctgtagggtaataactgttcctgaacatggtggtgtaggacctaaacctctttgtctcctgcctgaTGAGAAGAGGGGATTACTACCCACTTAGTCCATAGCAAAATCCCACCAATTGCAATAGGATAAATACAAAGTGGTGTGTTTTTCCTGTGCTGGTTGGTAGAGAGAGAAATACTGACGGAGTCTCCCTGCTCTGAATAGCAGGGCCTCTATTTCAGACTCAGCATCTCCCCTTTCTGCCCACTGATGACAATGCAGTACTTTCTCGAACCACCCTGGTGGAAGTGTCCCCTCAATATTGCCAATGCCCTTCCAATAGTGCAGCACTCTCTCAAAATCACTGCTGGACTGTCAGTCTAGAGTGACATTCACCTTCAACATGGAACCCAAACCCATGATCTTCTTACTCTGAGAAAAAGTGGGTGTCCCAGAGCCACAGCCAGGTCATCAAAGGGCTGTTTTTCTTGTGTGAGCTGGGACAACATCAGGCATTGGGCTGATTCTGTCCTATTCACGACTACAATATCCAACAGTGTTCCAGAGAACAGGAGGGTGTGAGTCAGGGGAAGGGTTCACTCACCTCGACTAGGTCCCAGAAATACACTTGCCCATCCTCGGAGCCACTGACCACGTGTGTATCGGACTCGTTGAAGCAGCAGTCCAGTTTGTACTGTTCACTCTTGTGGCCTGTGTACCTGTTGAAACAGAACAGAGAGCAATTTCACAAAACTGATGCAGATTGGGTGATTGTGGAGTGCCTGCACTCAATCCACAGGAGTAATCCTGAGCTTTCTGCTACACATCACTTTAATTTTCAATCCCACTCCCATCCGTGTTATCTGTCtacagcctcctccactgtcagtaTTGAGGCCCACGCAAGCAACATCTTGTGTTTATGCACTTTATAACCTTTTAGAATAAATACTGAATTTTCGAATATAAACTTCTTTCATAACCACCCTTTATTAATGTCCCTTCTTATACCATTTCTCTACAATGCTCTTCCAATGGCCAGAACTTAGGCTCCTTAACATCTAATCCATACTTTCCTATTCgctacacctgtacatctgtttgttaatgtaaatatctagtcagccaatcgtggcagcaattcaatgcaaacatggtccagaggttcagttgttattcagaccaaatatcagaatggggaagaagtgtgatcgaAGTGATTTTGACTGAAATACTTGTtgatgggtggtttgagtatctcagaatcagcattaatatcactagcatatgtcatgaaatttgttgttttgcagcagcagtacattacaatgcataataattaaaaactaaattacaacaTATACACACAAGTATATAAGTACAGCAAAAAagaagaaagtagtgaggtagtgtatattgattcattgtccattgggaaatctgagggcagaggggaagatgtttctaaaacactgagtatgtgtcttaaggttcctgtacctcctctctgatggtagcagagagaagagggtatgaccagggtgatgggggtccttgatgatggataccgtgattttgaggcagtgccttttgaaggtgtccttgatgccgGGGAGTCAggtgcccatgatggggctgtCTGAGTTCACAACTTCCAATGCAAGCCAGTTCGAATGGTACATGTGCAGGAATTTGCGAGTGCTTTTGGTGGCATACGAAgtctcatcaaactcctaataaaatatagctgcagTCATACCttgtttgtaattacatcaatatgttgggccatgATACATCTTCAGAGAAGCTGACACCCAGAaactgaagctgctcaccctttcctctactgatccctcaatgaggactggtgtgtgttccctcgacttccccttcattaagtccacaaccaattctttggtcttactgacattgagagcAAGTCTGTTGTTGCAACAcgacaagctgacaggaaggggacagtaactcaaatgagcATGTGTTGCAATGGTGGAACACAGAAAAGCATTTTTGGACGTTCAAcaagttgaaccttgaagtagatgggctacagcagcagaagaccgcgaACATACATTCAATGGCCACTCTGTAGGCAcatgaggtacctaataaagtggccattgagtgtatattaaCCAATCTTCATATAGTCCTTTGTCTTACATCTCTATCTTCCTACTCCTCTCCACCAGCCGTCTCTATACAACTGAAGGCATGGAGCTCTCAAGCACTGGGTGAATGCTGAGTGAATTGAGTTGTGTTAAGTATGTTCTTAGGGGACTGGGGGACACAAGCAATTAGACTGCGACACTAAGGGAGTTGTACTGTGGGTGAAGAGGCTTGGGAGTCATGTGACTGTGCTCTTCCTGCCTCAAGAGCTTCACTTACTGTCCTAGTAACTCTCCAGTCTCCTTATCCAAGAGGCGAAGTGTGGAATCCAGGCTGGAGCTAAGTGTACATTGCCCATCTCTGCTGAAACATACACTTGTTATTGGACCTGTATGAGAAAGAGACAGTAATCAGTAGAACAAGCACAAAAGTAAACAATCAGTCCATCTGTAGCACAGTGAAACAGATGACTTTACAGGACAAGCAGACAGACTGAAAATCTGTTCATATTAATCTAACTTCCAATAAAACTCTTGCCTTCTCTTTTTCCATGCTCCATTCTGATTCCTCTGTcaccctttcctttctcctaacCTGCCCATTAGCTCCTGCAGTGCCCCTcattcttccctttctctcatgatccactctcctctccaataaaATTCATCCTTCTTCAAGCTTCACCTTTTCCAAGTATCATCTCCCAGCTTACTTCTTCATCCCTCTTCCCCCACCTacctaccttctccctcatctcGCCTCACCTAtggcctgccagcttgtactcttttccCCTCCCcgccatctttttattctggcttctgcctcctttctctccaatcctgacgaagggtctcagcccgaaacggtgacagtttattcccctccaaagatgctgcctgacctgctgagttttgtgtCTATTGTCGTACTAAAGagagtcagacagacatacttttaTTCCATCGTATCCAGCATTAGAACGGCTCTGTTGTCCAGTACTCACTTCCAATGAAATCCGCAAAGAGCTGTCCCATCCGTAGGTCATACCGCCGCACCCGTCCATCAACAGACCTAAAAGAGCACAGCGTTAGTTAGAGTGGCCAACAAACCTCCTATATACAAGACTCATTCCCAAAACCTCACTCACTCG
Proteins encoded:
- the dhps gene encoding deoxyhypusine synthase isoform X2; translation: MPILDQMVLEQKEQGVKWTPSKVIARLGKEIDNPESVYYWAYKNNIPVFSPALTDGSIGDMIYFHSYKNPGLVLDIVEDIRRINNMAVYAKQTGMIILGGGVVKHHIANANLMRNGANYSVYVNTGQEFDGSDSGARPDEAVSWGKIRMDAKPVKVCADATLIFPLLVAETFATKSSAFSSHLKMI